A window of Natrinema salifodinae contains these coding sequences:
- a CDS encoding histone family protein: protein MNVELPFAPVDTIIRRNAGDLRVSADASEELAARIQDHGSELAVDAAEEATADGRKTLMADDFGVETVVDKDDLELPVAPVDRIARLEIDDRYRVSMDARVALADILEDYADNVARAAAILAHHADRRTITDDDIETYFSLFE from the coding sequence ATGAACGTCGAACTCCCGTTCGCCCCGGTGGATACGATCATCCGGCGGAACGCGGGCGATCTTCGGGTGAGCGCCGACGCGTCGGAGGAACTCGCAGCGCGGATCCAAGACCACGGGAGCGAACTCGCGGTCGACGCCGCCGAGGAGGCGACGGCGGACGGCCGCAAGACGCTGATGGCCGATGACTTCGGCGTCGAGACGGTCGTCGACAAGGACGACCTCGAACTCCCCGTCGCGCCGGTCGATCGCATCGCCAGGCTGGAGATCGACGACCGCTATCGCGTCTCGATGGACGCCCGCGTCGCGCTCGCCGATATTCTCGAGGATTACGCGGACAACGTCGCCCGGGCGGCGGCGATCCTCGCGCACCACGCGGACCGGCGGACCATCACCGACGACGACATCGAGACGTACTTCTCGCTGTTCGAGTGA
- a CDS encoding single-stranded DNA binding protein, with protein sequence MSDIEGVYEDLEADVSLEEFREAVEAKVEQMGGLADEETAAMLVAHELGESEVGGVADIEPGMEEAKFVAKVISIGEMRTFERDGEDEDGRVVNVEVADETGSVRAAFWDDHAEAAIEELEEGQVLRIKGRPKEGFSGVEVSVDDVEPDADTEVDVQVSDTHTVEDLSLGLSNVNLVGLVLDTDSVRTFDRDDGSEGRVSNLVLGDETGRIRVTLWDDQADLATEFDPDETAEVIDGYVKERDGQLELHVGNRGAVEAVDEEVEYVPESTPIEDVEIGQTVDIAGVIRSADPKRTFDRDDGSEGQVRNIRVQDATGDIRVALWGEKADVNIGPGDEVALGDVEIQDGWQDDLEASAGWQSTITVLESQSDSGGTGGESGADGASDQNAGLSAFAGDEDGAGSEAGGDAGASADDTGATAAESADAGGAAAEANAGSDEPTNGEELEFTGVVVQAGDPIVLDDGETTMSVATDVDVGLGEEVTARGVVRDGRLEANDVF encoded by the coding sequence ATGAGCGACATCGAGGGCGTCTACGAAGACCTCGAGGCCGACGTCTCCCTCGAGGAGTTTCGCGAGGCCGTCGAGGCGAAAGTGGAGCAGATGGGGGGACTCGCGGACGAGGAGACGGCGGCGATGCTCGTCGCTCACGAACTCGGCGAGAGTGAGGTCGGCGGCGTCGCCGACATCGAACCCGGCATGGAGGAGGCCAAGTTCGTCGCCAAGGTGATCTCGATCGGCGAGATGCGCACCTTCGAGCGCGACGGCGAGGACGAAGACGGCCGGGTCGTCAACGTCGAGGTCGCCGACGAGACCGGTTCCGTGCGCGCGGCCTTCTGGGACGACCACGCCGAGGCCGCGATCGAGGAACTCGAGGAAGGCCAGGTCCTGCGGATCAAGGGTCGGCCCAAGGAGGGCTTTTCCGGCGTCGAGGTCAGCGTCGACGACGTCGAACCCGACGCGGACACCGAGGTCGACGTGCAGGTTTCGGACACCCACACCGTCGAGGACCTCTCGCTTGGCCTCTCGAACGTCAACCTCGTCGGCCTGGTGCTCGATACCGACAGCGTGCGCACGTTCGATCGCGACGACGGCTCCGAGGGCCGGGTCTCGAACCTCGTGCTCGGCGACGAGACCGGTCGCATCCGCGTGACGCTGTGGGACGACCAGGCCGACCTCGCGACGGAGTTCGACCCGGACGAGACCGCCGAAGTGATCGACGGCTACGTCAAGGAACGCGACGGACAGCTAGAACTGCACGTCGGCAACCGCGGGGCCGTCGAAGCGGTCGACGAGGAGGTCGAGTACGTCCCCGAGAGCACGCCCATCGAGGACGTCGAGATCGGCCAGACGGTCGACATCGCGGGCGTCATCCGCTCGGCCGATCCGAAGCGGACCTTCGACCGCGACGACGGTTCGGAAGGGCAGGTCCGAAACATCCGCGTCCAAGACGCCACCGGCGATATCCGCGTCGCCCTCTGGGGCGAGAAAGCCGACGTCAACATCGGACCAGGCGACGAAGTCGCGCTGGGCGACGTCGAGATTCAGGACGGCTGGCAGGACGACTTAGAGGCCTCCGCGGGCTGGCAGTCGACGATTACGGTACTCGAATCTCAGTCCGACTCCGGGGGCACCGGCGGCGAAAGCGGTGCTGACGGCGCGAGCGACCAGAACGCCGGGTTGTCGGCGTTCGCCGGCGACGAGGACGGGGCCGGATCCGAGGCCGGTGGAGATGCAGGGGCGTCGGCGGACGACACCGGCGCTACGGCAGCCGAATCCGCCGATGCCGGCGGTGCCGCGGCCGAAGCCAACGCCGGCTCCGACGAACCGACCAACGGCGAGGAACTCGAGTTCACCGGCGTCGTGGTCCAGGCCGGCGATCCGATCGTTCTCGACGACGGCGAGACGACGATGAGCGTCGCGACGGACGTCGACGTCGGCCTCGGCGAGGAGGTGACCGCTCGCGGGGTCGTCCGCGACGGCCGACTCGAGGCAAACGACGTGTTCTGA
- a CDS encoding Hvo_1808 family surface protein codes for MHSTPSRSFTALFAMLLAAVLLTGGVVGPVAAGSAAGPTGPSPSASSLSAVSHAASTDAPASSPGVVQNETDRPEDPSTEDTVGYVEGYWYDDELPVDDRDDAAVDDDELDPVVYRSMARVERIRNMTFADEVDVEVVSRAEYRQNSGDRFANVSEDERLEHNVAYEALFMVDRETAATDATESVYGGAVDGYYDPETDEIVIVSENPDTPELNELTLGHELVHALQDQRFDLSQFEGETNDEEVAMNGLIEGDAAWVERAYESRCGVEWDCLSTSTERSGQLDVNWGIYFSVYQPYSDGPDYVSSLRQQGDGWDAVNAAYDDPPTSTSAVIHPGSEREPADVSVPDRSDDAWRQLEVDGEVANDTVGEAGMVAMFAADALDGQQSVIASGELFTGGEGYEYDHSYTNGWAGDELVVYATDEAASADDPTAAAGDAGYVWRTQWQSAADARQFRDGYLELLDHHGAEAVDGHRDTYVIDDGGYAGVYYFEHDGETLTLVRAPSVDDLSAVEAGAAPEGEDTVELGESDKTETVPGFGAPAAAAAIAVLGAGARLAVGRGRIGSRTQSNRTDDSTRD; via the coding sequence ATGCACTCGACGCCTTCCCGTTCGTTCACTGCTCTCTTCGCGATGCTGCTCGCCGCGGTACTGCTCACCGGCGGGGTCGTCGGCCCCGTTGCGGCCGGCTCGGCCGCGGGTCCGACGGGCCCGTCCCCCTCCGCTTCCTCGCTTTCCGCCGTCTCCCACGCAGCGTCAACCGACGCGCCGGCTTCGTCGCCTGGCGTCGTCCAAAACGAGACCGACCGACCGGAGGACCCCTCGACCGAGGACACCGTCGGCTACGTCGAGGGCTACTGGTACGACGACGAGTTACCCGTCGACGACCGCGACGACGCCGCCGTGGACGACGACGAACTCGATCCCGTCGTCTACCGGTCGATGGCCCGCGTCGAGCGCATTCGGAACATGACCTTCGCGGACGAGGTCGACGTCGAGGTCGTCTCCCGGGCGGAGTACCGGCAGAACAGCGGCGACCGATTCGCGAACGTCAGCGAGGACGAACGCCTCGAGCACAACGTGGCCTACGAGGCCCTGTTCATGGTCGACCGAGAGACCGCGGCGACCGACGCGACCGAGTCGGTCTACGGCGGCGCCGTCGACGGCTACTACGACCCCGAGACCGACGAGATCGTCATCGTCTCGGAGAACCCCGACACGCCCGAACTGAACGAGCTTACGCTCGGCCACGAGCTCGTCCACGCGCTGCAGGACCAGCGGTTCGACCTCTCGCAGTTCGAGGGCGAGACCAACGACGAGGAGGTCGCGATGAACGGGCTGATCGAGGGCGACGCCGCCTGGGTCGAACGCGCCTACGAGAGTCGCTGCGGCGTCGAGTGGGACTGTCTCAGCACCAGCACGGAACGTTCCGGCCAGCTCGACGTCAACTGGGGCATCTACTTCAGCGTCTACCAGCCCTACAGCGACGGTCCCGACTACGTCAGCTCCCTCCGCCAGCAGGGCGACGGCTGGGACGCCGTCAACGCCGCCTACGACGACCCGCCGACGTCCACCTCGGCCGTGATCCACCCGGGTTCCGAGCGCGAGCCGGCCGACGTCTCGGTCCCGGACCGATCCGACGACGCCTGGCGGCAGTTGGAGGTCGACGGCGAGGTCGCGAACGACACCGTCGGGGAGGCGGGGATGGTCGCGATGTTCGCCGCCGACGCGCTCGACGGACAACAGTCGGTGATCGCCTCCGGCGAACTCTTCACGGGCGGCGAGGGATACGAGTACGACCACTCGTACACGAACGGCTGGGCCGGCGACGAGCTGGTCGTCTACGCGACCGACGAGGCCGCCAGCGCGGACGATCCGACCGCGGCGGCCGGCGACGCCGGCTACGTCTGGCGAACGCAGTGGCAGTCGGCGGCGGACGCCCGGCAGTTCCGCGACGGCTATCTGGAATTGCTCGATCACCACGGCGCCGAGGCCGTCGACGGACACCGGGATACCTACGTGATCGACGACGGCGGCTACGCCGGCGTGTACTACTTCGAACACGACGGCGAGACGCTGACGCTCGTCCGCGCACCGTCGGTCGACGACCTCTCGGCGGTCGAGGCCGGCGCCGCGCCCGAGGGCGAGGACACCGTCGAGCTCGGCGAGTCGGACAAGACCGAGACCGTTCCTGGCTTCGGGGCACCGGCCGCGGCGGCCGCGATCGCGGTGCTCGGCGCGGGTGCCCGGCTCGCCGTCGGTCGCGGCCGAATCGGGTCTCGGACGCAGTCGAATCGGACGGACGACAGCACGCGTGACTGA
- a CDS encoding TIGR00296 family protein, whose amino-acid sequence MSQRQGVDLSYEDGARAVELARESVESYVRHGQREQPGSMREAFYERTGAFVRLESTRGRGSLRGCAGGYRSGDQLGHVIVDAAIEAASEDSCGSEVRPSELPNLTVSVCTVKSVVLTDDPLADLELGTHGAAIDGGEGGWLYPTVPVENDWSAREYLDRTCRKAKLAPGAWQDDDVVVTLFEGQVFREREADGSIEEV is encoded by the coding sequence ATGTCCCAGCGACAGGGCGTCGACCTCTCCTACGAGGACGGTGCACGCGCGGTTGAACTCGCGCGTGAATCCGTCGAATCTTACGTACGACACGGACAACGAGAACAACCGGGCAGCATGCGCGAAGCCTTCTACGAGCGGACCGGCGCGTTCGTCCGCCTCGAATCGACCCGCGGCCGGGGGAGCCTGCGGGGCTGTGCGGGCGGCTACCGCTCCGGCGACCAGCTCGGCCACGTCATCGTCGACGCGGCGATCGAAGCCGCGAGCGAGGACTCCTGTGGCTCCGAGGTTCGACCCTCGGAACTGCCGAATCTCACTGTCTCCGTCTGTACCGTCAAGAGCGTCGTTTTGACCGATGATCCGCTCGCCGACCTCGAACTCGGCACCCACGGCGCCGCCATCGACGGCGGCGAGGGTGGGTGGCTCTACCCGACCGTTCCGGTCGAGAACGACTGGAGCGCCCGCGAGTACCTCGACCGCACCTGCCGGAAGGCCAAACTCGCGCCAGGCGCCTGGCAGGACGACGACGTCGTCGTGACGCTGTTCGAAGGCCAGGTCTTCCGCGAGCGCGAGGCCGACGGCAGCATCGAGGAAGTGTAG
- a CDS encoding PaaI family thioesterase: MTEDAPPADLLDEFDDLESLLQHFLDENQEFLSWLGTSVDRVGDETMTLSIPYDEKLTNTRPNAGPDERADLHGGVAATLIDTVGGLALRTAMDDPFNARIATINLNVNYLRPATGDLTATADVVRVGGSVGVSEIVVESTTPDGETREVAIGQGAYRVFRSD, from the coding sequence ATGACGGAGGACGCGCCGCCGGCGGATCTGCTCGACGAGTTCGACGACCTCGAGAGTCTCTTACAACACTTTCTCGACGAGAATCAGGAGTTCCTCTCGTGGCTCGGGACGAGCGTCGATCGCGTCGGCGACGAGACGATGACGCTCTCGATCCCCTACGACGAGAAGCTGACCAACACCCGCCCGAACGCCGGCCCCGACGAGCGGGCGGACCTTCACGGCGGCGTCGCGGCCACCCTCATCGACACCGTCGGCGGGCTGGCGCTCCGAACGGCGATGGACGACCCCTTCAACGCGCGGATCGCGACGATCAACCTGAACGTCAACTACCTCCGCCCGGCGACGGGCGACCTGACGGCGACCGCGGACGTGGTCCGGGTCGGCGGCAGCGTCGGCGTCAGCGAGATCGTCGTCGAGAGCACGACTCCGGACGGCGAGACCCGCGAGGTCGCGATCGGCCAGGGCGCCTACCGGGTGTTCCGCAGCGACTGA
- a CDS encoding Hvo_1808 family surface protein → MSRVRLFAVIALVVLSGCTLPGGPDRFDTDRELGYIGDYAHDDVFEFDPSDGLTADQLEAVKYRTMARLEVVRGLKFERDVALEIVSRDEYRNQRADGIRNASAFENEVWRGAFVVDGDTDVNRAFDDLYGDSVQGYYVNDRIVIVTDETDEIRIDRWTLVHELTHALQDQHFGIGRQSETIDGVRAENGLFEGEANFLPDRYDRRCGDEWQCLPDAQPTATSEGLTDRPFNVGLFLSVYVPYAEGPEFAADLYDRGGWDAVDRAHDERPTSTAQLIHPDRYPDTDPVDVTVPDRSTDAWRPVADGGDPRTETVGEATLFATLWANGAVDRPITAGATERSPYNYSHPATAGWAGDAMTVYRSTDGSNRTGHAWRLAWESPSDAAEFTDAYRRLLANEGGQRVDDADSAAGTEAGTVYRIPDGEPFAGAYRVSITGETVTIVGAPTVDDLDAIHAHAGGSYANESAAALDPASAGDAESSPTAVAGPATPTSADPGTPRASADG, encoded by the coding sequence ATGAGCCGAGTGCGACTGTTCGCGGTCATCGCACTCGTCGTCCTCTCGGGCTGTACGCTCCCCGGTGGCCCGGACCGGTTCGACACCGACCGCGAACTCGGGTACATCGGCGACTACGCCCACGACGACGTCTTCGAGTTCGATCCAAGCGACGGCCTCACGGCGGACCAACTCGAGGCGGTCAAGTACCGCACGATGGCCCGGCTCGAGGTCGTTCGCGGGCTGAAGTTCGAGCGCGACGTCGCCCTCGAGATCGTGAGCCGCGACGAGTACCGAAACCAGCGAGCCGACGGGATCCGGAACGCGTCGGCCTTCGAGAACGAAGTCTGGCGCGGCGCGTTCGTCGTCGACGGCGACACGGACGTCAATCGAGCGTTCGACGACCTCTACGGCGACTCCGTTCAGGGCTACTACGTCAACGATCGGATCGTGATCGTCACCGACGAGACCGACGAGATCCGGATCGATCGCTGGACCCTGGTCCACGAACTGACCCACGCGTTACAGGATCAGCACTTCGGCATCGGCCGCCAGAGCGAGACGATCGACGGCGTCCGCGCCGAAAACGGTCTCTTCGAAGGCGAAGCGAACTTCCTCCCCGACCGGTACGACCGCCGCTGCGGCGACGAGTGGCAGTGTCTCCCCGACGCCCAGCCGACGGCGACGAGCGAGGGCCTCACCGACCGCCCGTTCAACGTCGGGCTCTTCCTCTCGGTCTACGTGCCCTATGCCGAAGGCCCCGAGTTCGCCGCCGACCTGTACGACCGCGGCGGCTGGGACGCCGTCGATCGCGCTCACGACGAGCGACCGACGAGTACCGCCCAGCTGATCCACCCCGATCGCTACCCGGACACCGACCCGGTCGACGTCACGGTTCCGGATCGCTCGACCGACGCCTGGCGACCGGTGGCCGACGGCGGCGACCCTCGCACGGAGACGGTCGGCGAGGCCACCCTGTTCGCGACGTTGTGGGCCAACGGGGCCGTCGACCGTCCGATCACGGCGGGTGCGACCGAGCGCTCGCCGTACAACTACTCCCATCCCGCGACCGCGGGCTGGGCCGGCGACGCGATGACCGTCTATCGGAGCACCGACGGGTCGAACCGGACCGGGCACGCCTGGCGGCTCGCCTGGGAGAGTCCGAGCGACGCCGCGGAGTTCACGGACGCGTACCGTCGGCTCCTCGCGAACGAGGGGGGCCAACGGGTCGACGACGCTGACTCCGCCGCCGGAACCGAAGCGGGGACCGTCTATCGCATCCCCGACGGCGAGCCCTTCGCCGGCGCGTATCGCGTCTCGATCACCGGCGAGACGGTCACCATCGTCGGCGCGCCCACGGTCGACGACCTCGACGCGATCCACGCCCACGCGGGCGGCTCGTACGCGAACGAGTCTGCGGCCGCCCTCGACCCGGCATCGGCGGGGGACGCCGAGTCGTCACCGACCGCGGTGGCCGGTCCGGCGACGCCGACGTCGGCCGATCCCGGGACGCCGCGCGCATCGGCAGACGGGTAG
- a CDS encoding cysteine hydrolase family protein — translation MRLEPADTAVVVVDMQNGFCHPDGSLYAPGSETVIEPIAALVERAREAGASLLFTRDVHPLEQFDDAHYYDEFEQWGEHVLEGSWEAEVVDELPVEAADHVVEKHTYDAFYNTELEGWLNARGIKDLVLCGTLANVCVLHTGGSAGLRDFRPIMVEDCIGAIEDEHKEYAIDHADWLFGEVESSDDIEFA, via the coding sequence ATGCGCCTCGAACCAGCGGACACGGCGGTCGTGGTCGTGGACATGCAAAACGGGTTCTGTCATCCCGACGGCTCGCTGTACGCGCCGGGCAGCGAGACGGTCATCGAGCCGATCGCAGCCCTCGTCGAGCGCGCCCGCGAGGCCGGAGCGTCACTGCTGTTTACCCGGGACGTCCACCCGCTCGAGCAGTTCGACGACGCCCATTACTACGACGAGTTCGAGCAGTGGGGCGAGCACGTCCTCGAGGGGTCCTGGGAGGCCGAGGTCGTCGACGAACTGCCCGTCGAGGCGGCGGACCACGTCGTCGAGAAACACACCTACGACGCGTTCTACAACACGGAACTCGAGGGGTGGCTGAACGCTCGCGGGATCAAAGATTTGGTGCTCTGTGGCACGCTCGCGAACGTCTGCGTGCTCCACACCGGCGGCAGCGCGGGGCTGCGGGACTTCCGGCCGATCATGGTCGAGGACTGCATCGGCGCGATCGAAGACGAGCACAAGGAGTACGCCATCGACCACGCCGACTGGCTGTTCGGCGAGGTCGAGTCGAGCGACGACATCGAGTTCGCGTGA
- a CDS encoding nicotinate phosphoribosyltransferase has protein sequence MSNPFGTVPPEAILAGDATDAYFERTRTTLEHAGKNPHVVAEVTADQFPTGSFDVFTGVKDVATLLEGRDLDADALPDGTLFDGGPVLRIEGPYLEFAALETSLLGFLSQPSGFATAALEARLAAPESQVLSFGARHVHPSISSTVERAALLAGLDGFSHVAAGEILGREAGGTMPHALMFCFGEGEQPAAWRAFDEAVGEDVPRIALADTFWDEKSESLLAAETLGDDLDGVRIDTTSSRRGDFRHIIREVRWELDARGYEDVDIFCSGGLDPDSIRELRDVADGFGVGSHITGADSVDFSLDIVEISEGSEDSSSSRTQSGDEGELISKRGKLSGVKQVYRTPDGGHHVTLADRDGPADGDPLLEPLVRDGEIVREFDLDDASERCLADAETVDFESSTA, from the coding sequence ATGTCAAATCCGTTTGGGACCGTGCCCCCGGAAGCGATTCTGGCGGGGGACGCGACGGACGCCTACTTCGAGCGCACGCGGACGACGCTCGAGCACGCGGGGAAGAACCCCCACGTCGTCGCCGAAGTGACCGCCGACCAGTTTCCGACCGGTAGCTTCGACGTCTTCACCGGTGTGAAAGACGTCGCGACGCTGCTCGAAGGGCGCGACCTCGACGCCGACGCGCTCCCCGACGGGACGCTGTTCGACGGCGGCCCCGTCCTCCGGATCGAAGGGCCCTATCTCGAATTCGCGGCGCTCGAGACGTCCCTGCTCGGCTTCCTCTCCCAGCCCAGCGGCTTCGCGACGGCCGCCCTCGAGGCCCGCCTGGCCGCCCCGGAGTCGCAGGTCCTCTCGTTCGGCGCGCGCCACGTCCATCCCTCGATCTCGTCGACCGTCGAGCGCGCCGCTTTGCTCGCGGGCCTGGACGGCTTCTCCCACGTCGCGGCGGGCGAAATCCTCGGTCGGGAGGCCGGCGGAACGATGCCCCACGCGCTCATGTTCTGCTTCGGCGAGGGCGAGCAGCCGGCGGCCTGGCGGGCCTTCGACGAGGCGGTCGGCGAGGACGTCCCGCGGATCGCGCTGGCGGATACCTTCTGGGACGAGAAAAGTGAGAGTCTCCTGGCGGCCGAGACGCTCGGCGATGACCTCGATGGCGTCCGCATCGACACGACGAGTTCCCGTCGCGGCGACTTTCGACACATCATCCGCGAGGTGCGCTGGGAGCTCGACGCCAGGGGCTACGAGGACGTCGACATCTTCTGTAGCGGCGGCCTCGATCCCGACTCGATCCGCGAACTCCGCGACGTCGCCGACGGCTTCGGCGTCGGCAGCCACATCACGGGCGCCGACTCCGTCGACTTCAGCCTCGACATCGTCGAGATCAGCGAGGGATCGGAAGATTCCTCGAGCAGCCGGACGCAGTCCGGCGACGAGGGCGAGCTGATCTCCAAACGGGGCAAACTCTCCGGGGTCAAGCAGGTCTACCGAACCCCCGACGGCGGCCACCACGTCACCCTGGCCGACCGCGACGGGCCCGCGGACGGCGACCCGCTCCTCGAGCCGCTAGTCCGCGACGGGGAGATCGTCCGCGAATTCGACTTAGACGACGCGAGCGAGCGGTGTCTCGCCGACGCCGAGACGGTCGACTTCGAGTCGTCGACCGCCTGA
- a CDS encoding outer membrane protein assembly factor BamB family protein: MPGNTRRRFVKGCATAAMVGGVLAQSSAGSSTDDKDEGNGLPPRPPEAATGWSAYRGGYGNAAAVGADHGFGDGFEFEALEPDWESDAAGLPVVDDGTVYLSSEGTVHALDADDGTLVWRSEDVGATDPPTVAYDTVYVGGSGSVTALDPAIGTVLWQTDLADSDTGTADADPDTDATVSPPTVAFGTAYAYCDGRLYALDAETGAVDWTRDSVTVTQGDPWEDQATVERSLAGDPVATDEYVFAIAEAGTLVGFDPLTGEQRVTTDTYYHYLLDLAATDDRVYVRTGSEAVAAYDQATGEREDAWHGPIRRIAVREDVLIFVTRYELVAVDLETGDQRWTVGNYSHTIGAPVIACNTVLVGFGVEGREYENSLVAFDIADGSERWAFSRTGTDQIGERCAVADRTIYVDDGGLTAIRAGDGDEDGDSDPTDRADRRTERNENDGLDESGEVAAEDEEPTESTRTTDDERGANDAALRSDDSGKVTDDTSDDGQRSRSLWRTILTLLR; the protein is encoded by the coding sequence ATGCCTGGCAACACGAGGCGACGATTCGTCAAAGGGTGCGCGACGGCTGCGATGGTTGGCGGTGTACTCGCGCAATCGAGTGCCGGTTCGTCGACCGACGACAAGGACGAGGGAAACGGATTGCCGCCACGGCCCCCCGAGGCCGCGACGGGTTGGTCCGCCTATCGGGGCGGATACGGAAACGCTGCCGCGGTCGGCGCCGACCACGGGTTCGGCGACGGGTTCGAGTTCGAGGCCCTCGAACCCGACTGGGAGTCCGACGCCGCGGGGCTGCCGGTCGTCGACGACGGCACTGTCTATCTCTCGTCCGAGGGCACAGTGCACGCACTCGACGCCGACGACGGCACCCTCGTGTGGCGTAGCGAAGACGTCGGCGCCACCGATCCGCCGACGGTCGCCTACGACACCGTCTACGTCGGCGGTTCCGGGAGCGTGACCGCGCTCGACCCCGCGATCGGGACCGTTCTGTGGCAGACGGACCTCGCCGACTCGGACACCGGTACCGCCGACGCAGATCCCGACACCGATGCGACCGTCTCGCCGCCGACGGTCGCGTTCGGGACGGCCTACGCGTACTGCGACGGCCGTCTGTACGCGCTCGACGCCGAGACCGGTGCGGTCGACTGGACGCGCGACTCGGTCACGGTGACCCAGGGCGATCCCTGGGAGGACCAGGCGACCGTCGAGCGATCGCTCGCGGGCGACCCGGTGGCCACCGACGAGTACGTCTTCGCGATCGCCGAGGCGGGGACGCTCGTCGGGTTCGATCCGCTGACCGGCGAGCAGCGGGTGACGACCGACACGTACTACCACTACCTCCTCGACCTCGCGGCGACCGACGACAGGGTGTACGTTAGGACGGGCTCCGAAGCGGTCGCCGCCTACGACCAGGCGACCGGCGAGCGCGAGGACGCGTGGCACGGCCCGATCCGCCGCATCGCCGTTCGCGAGGACGTACTGATCTTCGTCACGCGGTACGAACTCGTCGCGGTCGATCTCGAGACCGGCGACCAGCGGTGGACGGTCGGAAACTACTCGCACACGATCGGGGCGCCGGTGATCGCCTGTAACACGGTCCTCGTCGGGTTCGGCGTCGAGGGCCGGGAGTACGAGAACTCGCTCGTCGCGTTCGATATCGCCGACGGCAGCGAGCGGTGGGCCTTCTCGCGGACCGGGACCGACCAGATCGGCGAGCGGTGCGCGGTCGCCGATCGGACGATCTACGTCGACGACGGCGGGCTGACCGCGATCCGCGCGGGCGACGGGGACGAAGATGGAGACTCCGATCCGACCGATCGAGCCGACCGGCGAACCGAGAGGAACGAAAACGACGGACTCGATGAGAGCGGCGAGGTCGCCGCAGAAGACGAAGAACCGACTGAGTCGACTCGAACGACCGACGACGAACGCGGTGCGAACGACGCCGCCCTGCGGTCCGACGACAGCGGCAAGGTGACGGACGACACGAGCGACGACGGGCAGCGATCGCGCTCGCTCTGGCGGACGATACTGACGTTGCTCCGGTAG